One genomic segment of Hymenobacter psoromatis includes these proteins:
- a CDS encoding type III pantothenate kinase, giving the protein MTVLAFDLGNTALKYGAFGPAGLLESGVLAAPAQLNELWQRVRPARAILSSVADEATAQPWLAELAAVGGLGQVLPFRPGFTPVPLRNSYATPHTLGPDRLAAAVGAAYLRPGHDTLVLDAGTALKFDFVAADNTFHGGSIAPGLQMRLRALHAFTGRLPLLDLPAASAPVQLIGDSTASSILSGVVRGTAAEVRGLVAEYQRRYPGLGLLLTGGDAPYLLVALAPLADRIFAVPELVLLGLDKILRYNVDI; this is encoded by the coding sequence ATGACAGTGCTGGCTTTCGACCTTGGCAATACGGCCCTGAAATATGGTGCGTTTGGGCCGGCCGGGCTGCTGGAAAGTGGCGTGCTGGCAGCCCCGGCTCAATTGAATGAGCTGTGGCAGCGGGTGCGGCCGGCGCGGGCCATCCTCTCGTCGGTGGCCGACGAGGCCACTGCGCAGCCTTGGCTGGCAGAGCTGGCGGCCGTGGGCGGCCTGGGGCAGGTGCTACCCTTCCGGCCGGGCTTCACGCCGGTACCGCTACGCAATAGCTACGCCACGCCCCACACGCTGGGCCCCGACCGGCTGGCCGCCGCCGTAGGCGCGGCCTACCTGCGGCCGGGCCATGATACGCTGGTGCTGGACGCGGGCACGGCCCTCAAGTTTGACTTCGTAGCGGCTGATAATACGTTTCATGGTGGCAGCATCGCGCCCGGTCTGCAGATGCGCCTGCGAGCCCTGCACGCATTCACGGGTCGGTTACCGCTGCTCGATTTGCCGGCGGCTAGTGCCCCGGTGCAACTAATTGGCGACAGCACGGCCTCTTCCATACTGAGTGGGGTAGTGCGCGGGACGGCCGCCGAGGTGCGCGGCCTGGTGGCCGAATACCAGCGGCGCTACCCTGGCTTGGGGCTTCTGCTGACGGGCGGCGACGCCCCGTATCTGCTCGTGGCCCTTGCCCCGCTGGCAGACCGTATCTTTGCCGTGCCAGAACTGGTGCTGCTGGGCCTGGATAAGATTTTACGCTATAATGTTGACATCTAA
- a CDS encoding pseudouridine synthase, whose translation MGKQHSSDDKPGRRGPGRPGGDARGGAPRSGGNYKGSRPDGRSEGYSPARPTFGQGGGKSGGRPAGGGSSSFGEKRSFGGDRPERGSYSDRRGAVSGDRPERGNSSSGEKRSFGGDRGGSGEKRSFGGDRPERGGYGEKRSFSSGRPERGNSSYGEKRSFNGDRPARSFGDRDREARPLRPEQAERGERPAYPPKPIWQGQPVRYEGKPTVPRGTQGERNRKFIKTNPDGTPVEGPQLGSERPAYTGRDERRSFEERDNTRPTPRPRPESSDERAPRREYGARAGADDRRGGYPDRRPASGPASERRSFGGEREGRERGGYQSREDRPANASRDDRRSGSADRDRAAGSFDKPRSYGERPASGGSGTFRERREAMRDAQSGPRRGTGYGSKSSTGDQVGQAPDYKNLSHYEQDKNRGNKRRRDDEDFGTEELRLNRYIANAGICSRREADALIAAGEIRVNGEVITEMGYKVQPADTVQYGKTNLNREKLVYVLLNKPKDFITTTDDPEGRKTVMDLVAKASKERIFPVGRLDRNTTGLLLFTNDGEVAQKLSHPSHKNKKIYQAELDKPLTAEHLAQITAGVELEDGKAEVDDVAVVAGNPHFVGIELHVGRNRIVRRIFEHLGYDVVALDRVQYAGLTKKELSRGNWRFLTEQEVIRLKYFM comes from the coding sequence ATGGGTAAGCAACATTCTTCAGACGATAAGCCCGGTCGGCGCGGCCCCGGCCGGCCCGGCGGCGATGCCCGCGGGGGTGCGCCCCGCAGCGGCGGCAACTATAAAGGCAGCCGGCCCGATGGCCGCAGCGAGGGCTACTCGCCGGCCCGGCCCACGTTTGGGCAGGGGGGCGGCAAGTCTGGCGGCCGGCCAGCCGGAGGTGGTAGCTCATCGTTTGGAGAAAAACGCAGCTTCGGCGGCGACCGGCCCGAGCGTGGAAGCTACAGTGACCGGCGCGGCGCGGTCAGCGGCGACCGGCCCGAGCGGGGCAATAGCAGCTCTGGCGAAAAGCGGAGCTTCGGTGGCGACCGCGGTGGCTCTGGCGAAAAGCGCAGCTTCGGCGGCGACCGGCCCGAGCGCGGCGGCTATGGGGAGAAGCGCAGCTTTAGTAGTGGACGGCCCGAGCGGGGCAATAGTAGCTACGGCGAGAAACGCAGCTTTAACGGCGACCGGCCGGCGCGCAGCTTCGGCGACCGTGACCGCGAGGCCCGCCCGCTGCGCCCCGAGCAGGCGGAGCGCGGCGAGCGCCCGGCCTACCCCCCCAAACCCATCTGGCAGGGCCAGCCGGTGCGCTACGAAGGCAAGCCGACCGTACCGCGCGGCACCCAGGGTGAGCGTAACCGCAAGTTTATTAAAACCAATCCCGACGGCACGCCCGTCGAAGGCCCGCAGCTTGGCAGTGAGCGCCCGGCCTATACCGGCCGTGACGAGCGCCGCTCGTTTGAGGAGCGCGACAATACCCGCCCTACCCCCCGGCCCCGGCCCGAAAGCAGCGACGAGCGTGCGCCTCGTCGCGAATACGGTGCGCGGGCCGGCGCTGATGACCGCCGCGGCGGCTATCCTGACCGCCGGCCCGCCAGCGGGCCAGCGAGCGAGCGCCGCAGCTTCGGCGGCGAGCGCGAGGGTAGGGAGCGTGGCGGCTACCAGAGCCGCGAGGACCGCCCGGCTAATGCAAGCCGCGATGACCGGCGCAGCGGCTCCGCCGACCGCGACCGAGCGGCTGGCAGCTTCGACAAGCCGCGCAGCTACGGCGAGCGGCCAGCCAGCGGCGGTAGCGGCACGTTTCGAGAGCGGCGCGAAGCGATGCGTGACGCGCAAAGCGGGCCGCGCCGGGGCACCGGCTACGGCAGCAAGAGCAGCACCGGCGACCAGGTAGGCCAGGCCCCCGACTACAAAAACCTTTCGCACTACGAGCAGGATAAAAACCGGGGCAACAAGCGCCGCCGCGATGACGAGGACTTCGGCACCGAGGAGCTGCGTTTGAATCGCTACATCGCTAACGCGGGCATCTGCTCGCGCCGGGAGGCCGACGCGCTGATTGCGGCCGGCGAAATCCGTGTCAATGGCGAGGTTATTACTGAGATGGGCTACAAAGTGCAGCCCGCCGACACAGTGCAGTACGGCAAAACCAACCTCAACCGGGAGAAGCTGGTGTACGTGCTGCTGAATAAGCCTAAAGACTTTATCACGACTACTGACGACCCCGAAGGCCGCAAAACCGTGATGGACCTGGTGGCAAAGGCTTCGAAGGAGCGCATTTTCCCGGTGGGCCGGCTCGACCGCAATACGACGGGCCTGCTCCTCTTTACGAACGATGGCGAGGTGGCGCAGAAGCTCTCGCACCCGTCGCACAAGAACAAAAAAATTTACCAGGCGGAACTAGACAAGCCCCTCACGGCCGAGCACCTGGCCCAGATAACGGCCGGCGTGGAACTGGAAGATGGCAAAGCCGAGGTAGACGACGTGGCCGTGGTGGCTGGCAACCCGCACTTTGTGGGTATCGAGCTGCACGTAGGCCGCAACCGCATCGTGCGCCGCATCTTTGAGCACCTGGGCTATGACGTGGTGGCCCTCGACCGGGTGCAGTACGCCGGGCTCACCAAGAAGGAATTGTCGCGCGGTAACTGGCGCTTTTTGACTGAGCAGGAAGTCATTCGGCTGAAGTATTTTATGTAA
- a CDS encoding TraR/DksA family transcriptional regulator encodes MTEENLRYSREDLAEFDRIIQDKLTAARKELSFIKETLTRNNESGTDTTAASLKVLEDGAETAEKESLNQLASRQMKFIQQLENAQLRIKNGTYGVCIGTGKLIPKERLRAVPHTQHSIEAKLARRD; translated from the coding sequence ATGACTGAGGAAAACCTCCGCTATTCGCGGGAAGACTTAGCTGAGTTTGACCGGATTATTCAGGATAAGCTAACGGCTGCTCGCAAAGAGCTTTCCTTTATCAAGGAAACGCTGACCCGCAACAATGAGTCGGGCACCGACACTACGGCTGCCTCGCTGAAAGTGCTGGAAGACGGCGCGGAAACTGCCGAGAAAGAAAGCCTGAATCAGCTGGCCTCGCGCCAGATGAAATTTATTCAGCAGCTCGAAAACGCGCAGTTGCGCATCAAAAACGGTACCTACGGCGTGTGCATCGGCACGGGTAAGCTCATCCCAAAAGAGCGCCTGCGGGCGGTGCCTCACACGCAGCACTCTATTGAGGCCAAGCTAGCCCGGCGCGACTAA
- a CDS encoding PKD domain-containing protein, whose product MKHLLTLLGIGLATTPLLAQQPLLRPNLHRSGVVVTNSQAVAAAAALPTNPASHLSRELQQLYGYAGGVGPAGRSTTPLATTAVREAFPLLLLGSNQGPASVLVRVTARDVAALRPQLEARGFTTVSARPQLHFIEGRLPVSQLVPGKAGVESLVAQGLLGVRAVWQPATSTGRYSNQADYGLQANRVRAAKPTGYDGTGMRIGVMSDSYNSLGTAAAGVASGDLPNNVQVLQDLAAGTGTDEGRGMIELIHDIAPGAGKAFSSVYNGEADFADQALRLADPTVGNCKILVDDISYFEEPMFQDGVVAQAVNEVSSRLGVAFFSSAGNNADASCEYVGNPFVAVAGGSGNADLNFNPTGPADTRQHFSIPKGNKLFLILQWSDPFYTTNGVKSDLDMYLIKTRPGGPMKGDTIAISNDNNLASQTPVEGLSYTNNNDTDTEFDLVISRRTGTADPTRVKYISYGDDITDVATAAGIHLEYFTRSSTVTGHHAAAGGNSVAAAPSYLRLVPESFTSKGNPTFLFNPDGSPLAAPVVRAKPDFTSIDGVTTSFFGQQFPGQDPKDGFLFFGTSAAAPNAAAVAALLLQANPNFTPAQVNARLIATALDINTQGPDALTGAGLINAYDAVFGPQTSAPAPFVETFDSQTLSRAWNLQGGSYGRILVRTGYGPASAPGQLVLDGILAAVGVTNRRNIAELHLDLSTATPGGWVLTFKHKKFGGETDEPMPTTFTTNSNTDGVALSIDGTSWYRLADITGTNVSTDYKTVTVNLNTFATANSLTLGSTVRIRFQGINSGEVDSTIPQFVGGRAFDDVTVVGANAAQAPVAQFGSSATTAAICPGSTVQFTDASLFAPTSYAWSFPGGTPATSTVANPVVTYNTAGTYDATLTVTNASGTSTRTTQAVVTVSSVQPTADFTARQAPICPGGRLTFTNLSTNCPTSYAWTFPGGTPATSTDASPTVTFATAGTYTVSLVASNSNGASTAKSFTVQVQGAALAVPYAEAFASGIPAAWGVLNPDNSLTWTSAPNTLLKDGTRGTAVVMPFAPYAAVGQRDSLQSPAFNLVAGQANISLRFDLAYAPIDQLGTANDSLAVFVYTACTNTSLGQVYLKSAKAGLGTTLPRSGTIYSPSSPSQWRQENVNLSTFAGQQVYLRFVAYNQYGNNLYLSNVRVDNNALLATRAQVDSPLLQAYPSPVAGGQTLTLTLPAVAGTAAVSLIDAVGRVAWRATVPLSPAAATHRTLDAPLASGLYTVLCQTADGQRYARRVVVE is encoded by the coding sequence ATGAAGCACTTGTTGACTCTGTTGGGGATTGGCCTGGCTACTACGCCCTTGTTGGCGCAGCAGCCGTTGCTGCGCCCCAATTTACACCGTTCCGGCGTGGTGGTTACCAATAGCCAGGCCGTGGCGGCGGCCGCGGCGCTGCCCACCAATCCTGCTTCCCACCTCAGCCGCGAGCTTCAGCAGCTCTACGGCTATGCGGGGGGGGTAGGGCCGGCCGGCCGCAGCACCACCCCGCTGGCAACGACTGCCGTGCGCGAAGCTTTTCCGCTGCTGCTGCTGGGTAGCAACCAAGGCCCGGCCTCCGTACTGGTGCGCGTGACGGCCCGCGACGTAGCCGCCCTGCGGCCGCAGCTCGAAGCGCGCGGCTTCACCACGGTTTCGGCCCGGCCGCAGCTGCACTTTATCGAGGGCCGGCTGCCGGTGAGCCAGCTGGTGCCCGGCAAGGCGGGCGTGGAAAGCCTGGTGGCCCAGGGCCTGCTGGGCGTGCGCGCCGTGTGGCAGCCCGCCACCAGCACCGGCCGCTATTCAAACCAAGCCGATTATGGCTTACAGGCCAACCGCGTGCGGGCGGCCAAGCCTACCGGCTACGATGGCACCGGAATGCGCATCGGCGTAATGAGCGACTCGTATAACTCACTGGGTACCGCCGCCGCGGGCGTGGCTTCCGGCGACTTGCCTAACAACGTGCAGGTGCTGCAAGACCTGGCCGCTGGCACGGGCACCGACGAGGGCCGGGGCATGATTGAGCTGATTCACGATATCGCCCCAGGGGCGGGTAAGGCGTTTAGCTCGGTGTATAACGGCGAGGCCGACTTTGCCGACCAGGCCCTGCGCCTGGCCGACCCCACGGTGGGCAACTGCAAGATTCTGGTGGATGACATTAGCTATTTTGAGGAGCCCATGTTTCAGGATGGCGTGGTCGCGCAGGCCGTGAACGAGGTCAGCTCGCGGCTGGGGGTAGCCTTTTTCAGTTCGGCTGGCAACAATGCCGATGCCTCGTGCGAATATGTGGGCAACCCGTTTGTGGCCGTGGCAGGGGGTAGCGGCAACGCCGACCTGAACTTCAACCCCACCGGCCCGGCCGATACGCGCCAGCATTTCAGCATTCCGAAGGGCAATAAACTATTCCTGATTTTGCAGTGGAGCGACCCGTTTTATACAACCAACGGCGTGAAATCGGACCTGGATATGTACCTGATTAAGACCCGCCCTGGCGGCCCAATGAAGGGCGATACGATAGCTATCAGCAACGATAACAACCTGGCGAGCCAGACGCCGGTCGAAGGGCTTTCGTACACGAACAACAACGATACCGACACCGAATTTGACCTGGTCATCAGCCGCCGCACGGGCACGGCCGACCCGACGCGGGTGAAATACATTTCGTATGGCGACGACATCACCGACGTGGCCACTGCGGCGGGTATTCACCTGGAGTACTTTACTCGCAGCAGCACCGTAACGGGCCACCACGCCGCCGCAGGCGGCAACTCGGTGGCCGCCGCGCCGTCCTACCTGCGCCTGGTGCCCGAAAGCTTTACTTCCAAAGGCAACCCTACCTTCCTTTTTAACCCCGATGGCAGCCCGCTGGCCGCGCCCGTAGTGCGCGCCAAGCCCGACTTCACGTCGATTGACGGGGTCACCACATCGTTTTTTGGGCAGCAATTTCCGGGTCAAGACCCCAAGGATGGCTTCTTGTTCTTCGGCACCTCGGCGGCCGCGCCCAACGCGGCGGCCGTAGCGGCGCTGCTCTTGCAGGCTAATCCTAACTTCACTCCGGCCCAGGTCAATGCCCGACTCATCGCCACGGCTCTCGATATTAATACGCAGGGTCCCGATGCCCTCACCGGGGCGGGCCTGATTAACGCCTACGATGCCGTGTTTGGCCCGCAAACCTCGGCCCCGGCTCCCTTCGTGGAAACCTTCGACAGCCAGACCCTTTCGCGGGCCTGGAACCTGCAAGGCGGCTCCTACGGCCGCATTCTGGTGCGCACCGGCTATGGCCCCGCCTCTGCCCCCGGCCAGCTCGTGCTAGACGGTATTCTGGCCGCGGTGGGCGTAACCAACCGCCGCAACATCGCCGAGCTGCACCTCGACCTGAGCACAGCGACTCCCGGCGGCTGGGTGCTGACGTTCAAGCACAAGAAGTTTGGCGGCGAAACGGATGAGCCGATGCCCACCACCTTCACCACTAACTCTAATACCGATGGGGTAGCGCTAAGCATAGATGGTACCAGCTGGTACCGGCTGGCCGACATCACGGGTACCAACGTCAGTACCGACTACAAGACGGTGACGGTCAATCTGAATACGTTTGCCACGGCCAACTCCCTGACCCTGGGTAGCACCGTGCGTATCCGCTTCCAGGGCATTAACAGCGGGGAAGTTGATTCGACCATTCCGCAGTTCGTTGGGGGCCGGGCCTTCGACGACGTGACGGTGGTAGGGGCCAACGCGGCCCAGGCCCCAGTGGCGCAGTTTGGCTCATCGGCCACTACGGCGGCCATCTGCCCCGGCAGCACGGTGCAGTTTACCGACGCCTCGCTGTTTGCGCCTACCAGCTACGCTTGGTCGTTCCCCGGTGGCACGCCGGCCACCAGCACCGTGGCCAACCCGGTGGTGACTTATAACACGGCCGGCACCTACGACGCGACGCTGACCGTAACCAACGCCAGCGGTACCTCGACCCGCACTACCCAGGCCGTCGTCACAGTTTCCAGCGTGCAGCCCACGGCTGACTTCACGGCCCGCCAGGCTCCAATTTGCCCCGGTGGCCGCCTCACGTTCACTAACCTTTCTACCAACTGCCCCACCAGCTACGCCTGGACCTTCCCAGGGGGCACGCCGGCCACCAGCACCGATGCCAGCCCGACCGTGACCTTCGCCACGGCCGGCACCTACACCGTGAGCCTGGTCGCCAGCAACAGCAACGGGGCCAGCACCGCTAAGAGCTTCACCGTGCAGGTGCAGGGCGCGGCCTTGGCCGTGCCCTACGCCGAGGCGTTTGCCTCCGGCATCCCGGCCGCTTGGGGCGTGCTCAATCCCGACAACAGCCTGACCTGGACTTCGGCCCCGAACACGCTGCTCAAGGATGGTACCCGCGGCACGGCCGTGGTGATGCCCTTTGCGCCCTACGCCGCCGTGGGCCAGCGCGATTCGCTGCAATCGCCGGCTTTCAACCTGGTCGCCGGGCAGGCGAATATCTCCCTGCGGTTCGACCTGGCCTACGCGCCGATTGACCAGCTGGGCACGGCCAACGACTCGCTGGCCGTCTTCGTTTACACGGCCTGCACCAACACCAGCCTGGGCCAGGTATACCTGAAATCGGCCAAAGCCGGCCTGGGCACCACGCTGCCCCGTAGCGGCACCATCTACTCGCCCTCGTCGCCCAGCCAGTGGCGGCAGGAAAACGTGAACCTGAGCACCTTCGCGGGCCAGCAGGTGTACCTGCGTTTCGTGGCCTACAACCAGTACGGCAACAACCTCTACCTGAGCAATGTGCGAGTGGACAACAACGCCCTGCTGGCCACCCGCGCCCAGGTTGATTCGCCGCTGCTACAAGCTTACCCCAGTCCCGTGGCCGGCGGCCAGACCCTTACCCTGACGCTACCCGCCGTGGCGGGCACGGCCGCGGTGAGCCTCATCGATGCCGTGGGCCGCGTGGCCTGGCGCGCCACCGTGCCCCTGAGCCCGGCCGCCGCTACTCACCGCACCCTCGACGCCCCGCTGGCCTCGGGCCTCTACACCGTGCTCTGCCAAACGGCCGATGGCCAGCGCTACGCCCGCCGCGTAGTGGTGGAGTAA
- a CDS encoding peptidylprolyl isomerase, giving the protein MALINTIREKSGVAVGAVAIGMLLFIVGGDLVGGKSRLFGRDGNVVGEVNGSKIELPEFTAALEQAKQNFANQQGRPADEQATGYLRDQTWNQLLYRRAFQPEIDKLGLTVGDDEAVDMVQGADPNPAIKQAFTDPKTGQFDRARLIDYLKNLDKLPPEAQAAFHNFEASLRDFDRPVNKFNALLKNSVYVTTAEAKAFDQAQNAKASFRYLFVPYTSLSDSAFKPTDTQLQDYLDRHKARFQVQDGRSIEYIVVPEVATKADSAALRQSVAGLAQQFRTAPNDSLFARANSDQPYSHAYLSPGDPAFPEKLRAQLPLKTGEVYGPYVENNALALYKVTGEKAGIKPAARASHILIKADAQMSPEAKAAAKKQAQDILNKIKGGADFAAMARQFGTDGTKDQGGDLGWFEEGRMVPAFSKAVFAATAVGVLPNLVETSFGYHIIKVTALKTSQTYQLAAVVKNVQPSDATREAAYSKAEQLVAEANSLAAFRALPTKDKTLQKQEAKFVARDAQGVNNLPGSREIVRWAFGFNPDGGSETKVGDVHKFDIGDQHIIAAVTATRDKGLATVESVRPELTAAVRSELKAKQLMEKLQGKTGSLEDLAKLAGTGAVVQTAEGVAQGQGTIPGVGYEPDAVGRAFALKAGQKSGPIQGEQGVLVVEGTSITPAAAGDLKLVRQQLTQQRQQRQDGLIYEAIKGQAKVKDNRSKFF; this is encoded by the coding sequence ATGGCATTAATTAACACAATACGGGAAAAATCGGGGGTCGCTGTGGGCGCGGTCGCCATCGGGATGCTGCTCTTTATAGTCGGCGGCGACCTGGTGGGGGGCAAGAGCCGGCTTTTTGGCCGCGATGGCAACGTGGTGGGCGAAGTGAACGGCAGCAAGATTGAGCTGCCCGAATTTACCGCTGCCCTGGAGCAGGCCAAGCAGAACTTCGCCAACCAGCAGGGCCGCCCGGCCGACGAGCAAGCCACCGGCTACCTGCGCGACCAAACTTGGAACCAGCTGCTGTACCGCCGCGCTTTCCAGCCCGAAATTGACAAGCTCGGCCTGACCGTGGGCGACGACGAGGCCGTGGATATGGTGCAGGGTGCTGACCCCAATCCGGCCATCAAGCAGGCGTTTACCGACCCTAAGACGGGGCAGTTTGACCGCGCCCGGCTCATCGACTACCTCAAAAACCTGGACAAGCTGCCGCCCGAGGCCCAGGCCGCGTTTCATAATTTTGAAGCCAGCCTGCGCGACTTCGACCGGCCAGTGAACAAGTTTAATGCGCTGCTCAAGAACTCGGTGTACGTAACTACGGCCGAGGCCAAAGCTTTTGACCAGGCCCAAAACGCCAAGGCTAGCTTCCGCTACCTGTTTGTGCCTTACACCAGCTTGTCAGACTCGGCCTTTAAGCCCACCGACACGCAGCTGCAAGACTACCTCGACCGCCACAAGGCTCGCTTCCAGGTGCAGGATGGCCGCAGCATCGAATATATTGTGGTGCCCGAAGTAGCGACCAAGGCCGACAGCGCCGCCCTGCGCCAAAGCGTGGCTGGCCTGGCTCAGCAATTCCGCACCGCGCCCAACGACTCGTTGTTCGCGCGCGCCAACTCTGACCAGCCTTACAGCCACGCCTACCTCTCGCCCGGCGACCCGGCCTTTCCGGAGAAGCTGCGTGCGCAATTGCCTTTGAAAACGGGCGAAGTATACGGCCCCTACGTAGAGAATAATGCGCTGGCTCTCTACAAAGTAACCGGCGAGAAGGCAGGCATCAAGCCCGCCGCCCGCGCCAGCCACATTCTCATCAAGGCCGATGCCCAGATGAGCCCCGAGGCCAAGGCCGCCGCTAAGAAGCAGGCCCAGGATATTCTGAATAAAATTAAGGGCGGGGCCGATTTCGCGGCGATGGCCCGGCAATTCGGTACCGACGGCACCAAGGACCAGGGCGGCGACCTGGGCTGGTTTGAGGAAGGCCGCATGGTGCCGGCCTTCAGCAAGGCCGTGTTCGCGGCCACTGCCGTCGGCGTGCTGCCCAACCTGGTAGAAACCAGCTTTGGCTACCACATTATTAAGGTAACGGCTCTCAAAACCAGCCAGACCTACCAGCTGGCGGCCGTGGTGAAAAACGTGCAGCCCAGCGACGCCACCCGCGAGGCCGCCTACTCCAAAGCCGAGCAGTTGGTGGCCGAAGCCAACAGCCTCGCTGCCTTCCGCGCCCTGCCCACCAAAGATAAGACCCTGCAAAAGCAGGAGGCCAAGTTCGTGGCCCGTGATGCCCAGGGCGTGAACAACCTGCCCGGCTCGCGCGAAATCGTGCGCTGGGCTTTCGGCTTCAACCCCGACGGTGGCTCCGAAACGAAGGTGGGCGACGTGCACAAGTTTGACATCGGCGACCAGCACATCATCGCGGCCGTGACCGCCACCCGCGACAAGGGCCTGGCTACCGTCGAGAGCGTGCGGCCCGAGCTGACCGCCGCCGTGCGCAGCGAGCTGAAAGCCAAGCAACTCATGGAGAAATTGCAGGGCAAAACCGGCTCGCTCGAAGACCTGGCCAAGCTGGCCGGCACCGGCGCGGTGGTGCAAACGGCGGAGGGCGTAGCCCAGGGCCAAGGTACCATTCCGGGGGTAGGCTACGAGCCCGACGCGGTGGGTCGCGCTTTCGCCCTGAAAGCGGGTCAGAAGTCGGGGCCCATCCAGGGCGAGCAGGGCGTACTGGTAGTAGAAGGCACCAGCATAACGCCCGCCGCCGCTGGCGACCTTAAACTCGTGCGCCAGCAACTAACTCAGCAGCGCCAGCAGCGCCAGGATGGGCTCATCTACGAAGCCATTAAGGGCCAGGCTAAAGTGAAAGACAACCGCTCGAAATTCTTTTAA
- the lptC gene encoding LPS export ABC transporter periplasmic protein LptC, translating to MRGGRGRLAACLVLVGLLAGGCQKKEDAPKKVIYTGPLLETENVVELLSDSARLHIRLTAPLAQRFENGDLLYPKSAAITFYDKKGKHVVNTINARWIKFDNAKQLYILRGAVKVTNVPQQQKLNTEELFYNRSQQKIYTDSAMFVRVQTPAEVLTGYGLTANQDFSRYGIHRPTGTFTLNQAQSLGK from the coding sequence ATGCGGGGGGGTAGGGGTAGGCTGGCGGCCTGCCTGGTATTGGTGGGGCTGCTGGCGGGCGGCTGCCAGAAGAAAGAGGATGCGCCCAAAAAAGTCATTTATACTGGCCCGCTGCTCGAAACGGAAAACGTGGTGGAGCTGCTCAGCGATTCAGCGCGGCTGCACATTCGCCTAACGGCCCCGCTGGCCCAGCGCTTCGAGAATGGCGACTTGCTCTACCCCAAGAGCGCGGCCATCACGTTCTACGATAAGAAAGGTAAGCACGTAGTCAATACTATAAATGCTAGGTGGATAAAGTTTGACAACGCTAAGCAGCTCTACATTCTGCGCGGGGCAGTGAAGGTGACCAACGTGCCGCAGCAGCAAAAACTCAACACCGAGGAGCTGTTTTATAACCGCAGCCAGCAAAAAATATATACCGACAGCGCCATGTTCGTGCGCGTGCAAACGCCCGCCGAAGTGCTCACCGGCTACGGCCTCACCGCCAACCAGGATTTCTCGCGCTACGGAATTCACCGCCCTACCGGCACGTTTACCCTGAACCAGGCCCAGAGCTTGGGGAAGTAA